One stretch of Passer domesticus isolate bPasDom1 chromosome 2, bPasDom1.hap1, whole genome shotgun sequence DNA includes these proteins:
- the RGPD4 gene encoding ranBP2-like and GRIP domain-containing protein 4 isoform X1, giving the protein MMRRTKPEVERYVASLQAAAPSPREKSMKGFLFAKLYFEIKEYELAKRYISTYLNVQERDPKAHRFLGQIYEAEDNIEKAFGCYKRSVELNPTQKDLVLKIAELLCNNDITDGRAKYWVDRAAKLFPGSPAIYRLKEQLLDCKGEDGWNQLFDLIQAELYARPDDVYINIRLVALYRSNNRLKDAVLHCQEAEKRIPLQSSLEWCSCVVETFEEYLESLQDLEYDKNNWRTIKKDHLLAYSSFVKLTLSSRDVQECREALESFDRALQSVKPYVSAADELSRTYVEMKGQLYMHAGALLLKMAQDNETQWRAMCELAALCYLLSFQVPKPKSKLIKGDQTGQDMLEMLACDRKSQSGHMLLNLSHGKQDFFKEIVESFANKSGSFALFDSLFESGASRERSFIGTDDIGNVSTQAPVQIELHKYDIGAIRLHSGSLQHLVWLGLQWNSMSVLPPMRKWLKQLFHLPQETSRLETDAPESICLLDLEVFLIGVIFTSNLQLQEKFNSQYSAHQPQFLPLPICKQLYTEKQRSWWDAVRTLLQRKSVPGTAAKLRLIVQHGISTLRTLDKHGLQPALIIHWAKSLQKTGINLNSFYDQKEYIGRSVYYWKKVLPMLETIKKKRSISEPTDPFFKHFHSVDIQVFQVTGYEEEAQIAFAMLDAVDGKTDDALIAFEAIENVVSYWNLAMIFQRKAEEIENDVMLPEEQEERKTYLLKAKYYLMKIIAESSSDMSVTEKLPVSLETVREVLDSVIQELGENCEEGSLAFRNGLSRTVDSAMKHSTPSPTKFSFSPTKTYKFSPKTPPQWAEDHKSILQMICQQVEALKNEMQEMKLNNSNTNASHRWPAENYGTDAIPDSYQRAQNLHEAPLTVATTGPSVFYSQSPAYNSQYLLGTAATNVTPAKPPVYGMNRLTPQPHIYSYQPPPMHTPPLQNTSGCMFSQEMYGPPLRFDSPGTTLISPRTADDYYNYSVPQASTNPTLPKPGYFTNRSVTPPTLKPAEPKAMPKFGQPGTAEGSKPPLSTPAQPSQPTTFKFKPNFKSNDGDFTFSSPPQVAPQPLNAPFNSKESLLDLLTSDKPLQDDRYVDQKPVSDPTNSSRNIFNFSNKHVPGISLRENTGQNVHKNVGFEKSDTFSVQEPSKPVFMASNSDLANRSHETEGGSTHGGDEDDDGPHFDPVVPLPDKIEVKTGEEDEEEFFCNRAKLFRFDAESKEWKERGIGNVKILKHKVSGKFRLLMRRDQVLKICANHYINTDMKLTPNAASDKSFVWHALDYADELPKPEQLAIRFKTPEEAMLFKKKFEEAQNILKSLGSNADTSVAQSSGTAKETANQDTKEPNRTTSGTMNLGFQFLKDGTSSEPDSKGTLTATSTASSTTISFGKDAQKACSGGFGQHLLKKDQWECKVCLVPNEATAKNCVSCQSPNPGMWQTHGTPMTGYASLKPSGNTMQDKFGSPFAKKEGQWDCSVCQTQNEAEDMNCCSCQSPKPQNQPNTSTPSVQAPAALGLGSIADTSKPQKNGFEGLFAKKEGQWDCSTCLVRNEGSSLTCIACETPNPSAKPAGDTLPTPAFGLKSKLPELDGGQLGTGFKFGLEQGKTPPFTFQISSDTEAKSAKEGFSFSMQMPAGGFKFGIQESTKNTTKKDEPSKDHTTAFLKGVDEKDRKELPSDSGTGFQFQETADKGKIDFVFGQNSSTSTFAELAKSTPREGFQFGKKDPNFKGFSGAGEKLFSSQNSKTDQKANTSADLGEKDDDVYKTEDSDDIHFEPIVQMPEKVEPFTGEEDEKVLYSQRVKLFRFDPETSQWKERGVGILKILKNEVNGKVRILMRREQVLKVCANHWITTTMNLKQLSGSDKAWMWMANDFSDGDAKLEHLAAKFKTPEQAEEFKQKFEECQRLLLDIPLQTPHKLVDTGRTAQLIQRAEEMKCGLKDLKTFLTDDKTKLSEEESVNPVCTSSTSDLVIKPHAESTGPTLEWDNYDLREEALDDSVSSSVYASPLASSPVRKNLFRFGESTTGFSFSFKSALSPSKSPAKQNQSRTSVGTDEDSDVTQEEERDGQYFEPVVPLPDLVEVTSGEENEQVVFSHRAKLYRYDKDANQWKERGIGDIKILQNYDNKQVRIVMRRDQVLKLCANHRITPDMNIQQMKGSDRAWVWTACDFADGERKVELLAVRFKLQDVADSFKQIFDEAKHAQERETLITPLSSRANTPKESPCGKNAVAVLEETTRERTDVSHGDDSSDATVEAAEVSNTSETPTKTVVSPPKFVFGSESVKSIFSNEKSKTFTFGNTSATGSLFGFSFNPPRKSEGHIPASQNTAQKEPEVSGPPKISSAAQKPVDNKADNLPASSQDGPSNFSFRILEKAEKTTVSEDDVPSDEVIIVYELTPTPEQRALADFLKLPSTFFCYKNKPGYVSDEDDDEDYETAVKKLNGRLYASDSEEKKKGQGPTKAGLAKKSEFNKERECAATLEKKPASEEKDKTKALQVPSASVCGVSTDTEGDRLEDLKSEAKIQEIKENEVASSSDLVCKEETPTPSKDEVTVLVQSGTSSEESHSTTETVQVSQTLPRAEDKPVDLSTKKGDSDGSESTQENRIISFGFGNTAGLSFADLASKSSEDFAFGSKDKNFKWANTGATVFGDTTRKADEDEGGSDDEVVHSDDIHFEPIVSLPEVEVKSGEEDEEILFKERAKLYRWDRDVTQWKERGVGEIKILFHTQKKYYRVLMRRDQVLKVCANHVITKEMNLVPSDTSNNAFIWTATDYADGEVKVEQFAVRFKSQEMANSFKKMFEECQLSLSELQKGPLSLAAGLSKDTNPVVYFEVSADDEPLGHITMELFANIVPRTAENFRALCTGEKGFGFKNSRFHRIVTDFVCQGGDITNHDGTGGRSIYGTAFEDENFIVKHTGPGLLSMANKGRDTNNSQFFITLKKAEHLDFKHVVFGFVKDGMDVVKKIESFGSPKGLVNGRIVITDCGQI; this is encoded by the exons ATGATGAGGCGGACGAAGCCCGAGGTGGAGCGCTACGTCGCCTCCTTGCAGGCCGCGGCGCCGTCGCCCAGAGAG AAATCGATGAAAGGATTCCTCTTTGCTAAGctgtattttgaaattaaagaaTATGAACTTGCTAAAAG ATACATATCTACATACCTCAATGTACAAGAGAGAGATCCCAAAGCACACAGATTTCTTGGACAAATTTATGAAGCTGAGGATAACATAGAAAAAGCTTTTGGGTGTTACAAG CGTTCTGTGGAGTTGAACCCAACACAGAAGGATCTTGTACTGAAGATTGCAGAGTTACTATGCAATAATGACATTACCGATGGAAGAGCAAAATATTGGGTTGACAGAGCTGCTAAGCTCTTTCCTGGGAGCCCTGCTATTTACAGGTTGAAG GAGCAGTTGCTGGATTGTAAAGGTGAAGATGGGTGGAATCAGCTTTTTGACTTGATTCAAGCAGAACTTTATGCAAGACCAGATGATGTCTACATAAACATCAGACTAGTTGCGCTCTATCGTTCAAATAACAGATTAAAGGATGCTGTGCTTCACTGTCAGGAGGCAGAGAAGAGAATACCTTTGCAGTCAAGCTTGGAATGGTGTTCCTGTGTTGTAGAGACATTTGAG GAATATCTGGAATCTTTACAAGACTTGGAGTATGATAAAAATAACTGGAGAACTATCAAGAAAGATCATCTGCTGGCCTATTCCAGCTTTGTCAAACTGACACTTTCTTCTAGAGATGTTCAGGAATGCAGAGAGGCACTTGAAAG CTTTGATCGTGCACTTCAGTCAGTAAAACCATATGTGAGTGCGGCTGACGAGTTGTCTCGTACCTATGTGGAAATGAAAGGACAGCTGTACATGCATGCTGGAGCTTTGCTGCTGAAAATGGCCCAAGACAATGAGACACAGTGGAGAGCTATGTGTGAACTGGCAGCATTGTGTTATCTCCTGAGTTTTCAG GTTCCTAAACCAAAGTCAAAACTCATAAAGGGGGATCAAACTGGACAAGATATGCTAGAAATGTTGGCCTGTGATCGAAAAAGCCAGTCTG gTCATATGCTGCTGAATTTAAGTCATGGCAAGCAAGACTTCTTTAAAGAGATTGTGGAATCATTTGCAAACAAGAGCGGCTCATTTGCATTGTTTGATAGTCTGTTTGAGAGTGGAGCTTCTAGAGAGAGGTCTTTTATTGGCACAGATGATATTGGAAATGTCAGCACACAAGCACCGGTGCAAATAGAACTCCACAAGTATGATATTG GTGCCATTCGGTTGCACAGTGGCAGTCTCCAGCACCTCGTGTGGCTTGGCTTGCAGTGGAACTCTATGTCAGTCTTGCCCCCCATGCGCAAATGGTTAAAACAGCTTTTTCACTTGCCCCAAGAAACATCAAGACTTGAGACAGATGCTCCTGAATCTATTTGCCTATTAGACCTTGAA gtaTTCCTAATTGGAGTGATATTCACTAGCAACTTACAACTGCAAGAGAAGTTTAATTCTCAGTACAGTGCACATCAGCCTCAATTCTTACCATTGCCAATATGCAAACAACTCTACACTGAGAAGCAAAGATCCTGGTGGGATGCTGTTCGTACTCTTCTTCAGAGAAAATCAGT AccaggaacagcagcaaagctgaggctTATTGTACAGCATGGCATAAGTACTCTGCGAACACTGGACAAGCATGGCCTTCAACCTGCCTTAATCATACACTGGGCAAAAAGCTTGCAGAAAACA GGAATTAACCTTAACTCCTTCTATGACCAGAAGGAATATATTGGACGAAGTGTCTATTACTGGAAGAAAGTTCTGCCTATGCTGGAAACTATCAAAAAGAAGAGGAGTATTTCTGAACCTACTGATCCTTTCTTCAAACACTTCCATAGTGTAGACATTCAG GTCTTTCAGGTTACAGGATATGAAGAAGAGGCACAGATAGCATTTGCTATGTTGGATGCAGTTGATGGCAAAACTGATGATGCTTTAATAGCATTTGAAGCTATTGAGAATGTGGTGTCATACTGGAATCTTGCCATG attttccaaagaaaagcagaagagatAGAAAATGATGTCATGCTGCCAGAAGAACAGGAGGAGCGTAAAACTTACCTTCTTAAAGCCAAGTATTATCTAATGAAAATTATTGCAGAAAGCTCCTCAGATATGTCAGTTACTGAGAAA TTGCCAGTGTCTCTTGAAACTGTGAGAGAAGTGTTAGATTCAGTGATCCAGGAACTTGGTGAGAACTGCGAAGAGGGAAGTCTTGCCTTCAGAAACGGTCTGTCCCGAACCGTAGATTCAGCAATGAAACATTCCACTCCGTCACCAACCAAGTTCTCTTTTTCCCCAACTAAGACCTACAAG ttctcTCCAAAAACTCCCCCTCAGTGGGCAGAAGACCATAAATCTATACTTCAAATGATTTGTCAGCAAGTGGAGGCTTTAAAG AATGAAATGCAAGAAATGAAACTTAATAATTCCAACACAAATGCATCTCATCGGTGGCCTGCTGAAAACTATGGAACTGATGCAATACCAGATAGTTATCAGAGAGCACAAAATCTTCATGAAGCTCCCTTAACAG TTGCTACCACTGGCCCATCTGTGTTCTACAGCCAGTCACCTGCCTATAACTCTCAGTATCTTCTGGGAACTGCTGCAACCAATGTAACACCAGCAAAG CCTCCTGTCTATGGCATGAACCGACTTACACCTCAGCCACACATATATTCCTATCAACCACCACCCATGCATACGCCACCTCTGCAGAACACTTCTGGTTGTATGTTTTCCCAAGAAATGTATGGTCCACCTCTGCGTTTTGATTCTCCTGGTACTACGCTCATTTCTCCTCGTACTGCTGATGACTATTACAACTACAGTGTTCCACAGGCAAGCACCAATCCAACACTGCCTAAACCGGGGTATTTCACCAACCGTTCAGTCACGCCACCCACCTTAAAGCCTGCAGAACCAAAAGCAATGCCTAAATTTGGACAGCCGGGAACAGCAGAAGGATCAAAACCACCTCTGTCAACACCAGCACAACCAAGTCAGCCAACAACTTTTAAGTTTAAACCTAACTTCAAGTCTAATGATGGGGACTTCACTTTTTCTTCTCCCCCTCAAGTTGCACCACAGCCCCTTAATGCACCTTTTAATAGTAAAGAAAGCCTCTTGGATCTTCTAACATCTGACAAACCTTTACAGGATGATAGATACGTTGATCAAAAGCCAGTTAGCGATCCCACAAACAGTTCAAGAAATATCTTCAATTTTAGCAATAAACATGTTCCAGGCATCTCTCTCCGAGAAAACACGGGACAAAATGTACACAAAAATGTGGGTTTTGAAAAGAGTGATACATTTAGTGTTCAAGAACCAAGTAAGCCTGTATTTATGGCTTCAAATTCAGATTTGGCCAATAGAAGTCATGAAACAGAAGGAGGAAGCACCCATGGTGgagatgaggatgatgatggtCCTCATTTTGATCCTGTGGTGCCACTTCCTGATAAGATTGAAGTAAAGACAGGtgaggaagatgaagaagaatTCTTCTGCAACAGAGCCAAGCTCTTTCGTTTTGATGCAGAATCTAAAGAATGGAAAGAAAGGGGTATTGGAAATGTGAAAATACTGAAACATAAAGTATCTGGCAAATTTCGTCTCTTAATGAGACGGGACCAAGTGCTGAAAATCTGTGCAAATCACTACATAAATACTGATATGAAATTAACTCCAAATGCTGCATCAGACAAGTCATTTGTATGGCATGCTTTAGACTACGCAGATGAATTGCCAAAACCAGAACAGCTTGCAATTAGATTTAAAACACCTGAAGAAGCAATGCTTTTCAAAAAAAAGTTTGAAGAAgcacagaatattttaaaatccttgGGATCAAATGCTGATACATCTGTGGCTCAGAGCAGTGGGACTgcaaaagaaacagcaaatcAAGACACCAAAGAGCCCAACAGAACCACTTCTGGGACCATGAACTTGGGCTTTCAGTTTCTAAAAGATGGAACAAGTAGTGAACCTGACAGCAAAGGCACCCTTACAGCTACGTCCACTGCATCTAGCACTACCATTTCATTTGGGAAGGATGCTCAGAAAGCCTGTTCTGGTGGGTTTGGGCAGCATCTCCTGAAGAAGGACCAATGGGAGTGTAAAGTATGTTTAGTTCCAAATGAAGCAACTGCAAAGAATTGTGTATCATGTCAAAGTCCAAATCCAGGTATGTGGCAAACACATGGCACCCCTATGACTGGCTATGCAAGTTTGAAACCAAGTGGTAACACAATGCAGGACAAGTTTGGCTCTCCTTTTGCTAAAAAGGAAGGTCAGTGGGACTGCTCTGTATGCCAAACCCAAAATGAAGCGGAAGATATGAACTGCTGTTCCTGTCAGAGTCCAAAACCTCAAAATCAACCAAATACATCCACACCTTCTGTTCAGgcacctgctgctctggggcttgGTTCCATTGCTGATACAAGTAAGCCACAGAAAAATGGGTTTGAAGGGCTTTTTGCTAAAAAGGAAGGTCAGTGGGATTGTAGTACTTGTCTTGTGAGGAATGAGGGTTCTTCGCTAACCTGCATAGCCTGCGAAACGCCAAATCCATCTGCTAAGCCAGCTGGTGATACTTTGCCAACTCCTGCTTTTGGCTTGAAAAGTAAATTGCCTGAACTTGATGGAGGACAGCTGGGAACAGGCTTTAAGTTTGGTCTTGAGCAAGGCAAGACACCACCGTTTACATTTCAGATTTCTTCTGATACTGAAGCAAAGTCTGCAAAGGAAGGATTTAGCTTTTCAATGCAAATGCCTGCAGGTGGATTTAAATTTGGGATACAGGAGTCTACTAAAAATACCACTAAGAAAGATGAGCCATCCAAAGATCATACAACTGCTTTCTTAAAAGGTGTTGATGAAAAAGACAGAAAGGAATTGCCTTCAGACAGTGGAACTGGATTCCAATTTCAGGAAACAGCAGACAAGGGGAAAATCGACTTTGTTTTTGGGCAAAATAGCAGCACTTCTACTTTTGCCGAGCTTGCAAAAAGTACTCCTAGGGAAGGCTTTCAATTTGGCAAAAAGGACCCTAACTTCAAAGGCTTTTCAGGTGCAGGTGAAAAGTTGTTTTCTTCACAAAATTCTAAAACAGATCAGAAAGCAAACACATCTGCTGACCTTGGTGAGAAGGACGATGATGTGTACAAGACGGAGGACAGCGATGATATCCATTTTGAACCCATAGTTCAGATGCCTGAAAAAGTAGAGCCATTTACAGGAGAGGAAGATGAGAAAGTGTTATACTCCCAGAGAGTAAAGCTGTTCAGGTTTGATCCAGAAACAAGCCAGTGGAAGGAACGTGGGGTGGGCATTCTGAAGATCCTTAAAAACGAAGTTAATGGCAAAGTAAGAATATTGATGCGGCGTGAGCAAGTACTGAAGGTGTGCGCGAATCACTGGATAACAACAACAATGAACTTGAAACAGCTGTCTGGCTCAGACAAAGCATGGATGTGGATGGCCAATGACTTTTCTGATGGTGATGCAAAGTTGGAACATCTAGCAGCAAAATTCAAGACACCAGAGCAAGCTGAGGAGTTCAAACAAAAGTTTGAAGAATGTCAGAGGCTACTGCTAGATATACCACTGCAGACACCCCATAAACTTGTTGATACAGGTAGGACAGCTCAACTTATACAGAGAGCAGAAGAAATGAAGTGTGGCTTAAAAGATCTCAAAACTTTTCTGACAGATGACAAAACGAAACTGTCAGAAGAGGAAAGTGTAAACCCTGTTTGTACCAGCAGTACTTCTGATTTGGTCATAAAGCCACATGCTGAAAGTACAGGCCCTACTCTGGAGTGGGATAACTATGACTTGCGTGAAGAAGCATTAGATGATAGTGTAAGTAGTTCTGTATATGCATCACCTCTTGCAAGTAGCCCTGTAAGGAAAAATCTGTTTAGATTTGGAGAGTCTACCACTGGTTTTAGTTTCAGCTTTAAATCTGCTTTGAGCCCATCCAAATCTCCTGCCAAACAGAATCAGAGTAGAACATCAGTAGGCACAGATGAAGATTCTGATGTTACTCAAGAAGAGGAAAGAGATGGACAGTACTTTGAACCTGTGGTACCTCTGCCTGATCTTGTGGAAGTGACCAGTGGTGAGGAAAATGAGCAAGTTGTCTTCAGCCATAGAGCCAAACTATACAGATATGACAAAGATGCAAATCaatggaaagagagagggaTTGGGGATATCAAGATATTGCAGAACTATGACAACAAACAAGTTCGTATAGTAATGAGAAGGGACCAGGTACTAAAACTCTGTGCCAATCACAGGATAACACCAGATATGAATATACAACAGATGAAAGGATCTGACAGAGCCTGGGTATGGACTGCATGTGACTTTGCAGATGGGGAAAGAAAAGTAGAACTTCTGGCTGTGCGGTTCAAGCTGCAAGATGTTGCAGACTCATTTAAGCAAATTTTTGATGAAGCAAAGCATGCCCAAGAGAGAGAGACACTGATAACACCTCTTTCTTCTCGTGCCAATACACCAAAGGAATCTCCATGTGGTAAAAATGCTGTAGCTGTGCTAGAAGAAACAACCAGAGAAAGAACTGATGTCAGCCATGGTGATGACAGTTCTGATGCAACTGTAGAGGCTGCAGAGGTGTCAAATACTTCTGAAACACCAACAAAAACAGTGGTTTCTCCTCCAAAGTTTGTATTTGGATCTGAATCTGTCAAGAGCATTTTCAGTAATGAAAAGTCAAAGACTTTCACATTTGGAAATACTTCAGCCACTGGTTCTCTCTTTGGCTTCAGTTTTAATCCCCCGAGAAAGAGTGAAGGCCATATTCCAGCATCTCAGAACACAGCACAGAAAGAGCCAGAAGTCTCTGGACCACCAAAAAtctccagtgctgctcagaaGCCTGTAGACAACAAGGCAGACAACTTGCCAGCTTCATCACAAGATGGACCGTCTAACTTCTCATTTAGAATTCTGGAAAAAG CTGAGAAGACCACAGTGTCAGAGGATGATGTTCCATCTGATGAGGTTATAATAGTTTACGAGTTAACACCTACCCCTGAACAGAGAGCTCTTGCCGACTTCCTCAAGCTCCCTTCAACATTCTTCTGTTACAAGAATAAGCCTGGATATGTGAGTGACGAGGATGATG ATGAAGACTATGAAACAGCTGTTAAGAAACTTAATGGGAGACTCTATGCCAGTgattcagaagagaaaaagaaagggcaAGGTCCCACAAAAG CAGGCCTTGCAAAGAAGAGTGAATTCAACAAGGAAAGAGAATGTGCTGCTACTTTGGAAAAGAAACCAGCTTCTGAGGAGAAAGATAAAACAAAAGCTCTGCAGGTTCCTTCTGCATCTGTTTGTGGTGTCAGTACGGATACTGAAGGCGATCGTCTGGAAGACTTAAAGTCAGAAGCTAAAATTCAAGAAATTAAA GAGAATGAAGTTGCAAGCTCAAGTGACTTAGTCTGTAAGGAAGAAACACCCACTCCATCAAAAGATGAGGTGACAGTACTTGTCCAGTCTGGTACCAGCAGTGAAGAATCACATTCCACCACAGAAACTGTGCAAGTATCACAGACCTTACCACGAGCTGAAGACAAACCTGTAGATTTGTCAACTAAAAAGGGTGATTCGGATGGTTCAGAGTCAACACAAG AAAACAGAATCATCTCATTTGGATTTGGCAATACTGCAGGCCTGTCATTTGCAGATCTGGCATCCAAAAGTTCTGAAGACTTTGCTTTTGGCTCAAAAG ATAAAAACTTCAAATGGGCAAATACAGGAGCAACTGTGTTTGGAGATACCACCCGTAAAGCAGATGAGGATGAAGGTGGTAGTGATGATGAGGTAGTACATAGTGATGATATCCACTTTGAGCCAATTGTGTCCTTACCAGAG GTAGAGGTAAAATCTggagaagaagatgaagaaattcTCTTCAAGGAGAGGGCAAAACTTTACAGATGGGACAGAGATGTTACTCAGTGGAAGGAGCGTGGTGTTGGAGAGATCAAAATACTCTTCCATACACAGAAGAAATACTATCGAGTCCTAATGAGAAGAGACCAAGTTCTTAAAGTCTGTGCAAATCATGTTATCACCAAAGAAATGAACTTAGTGCCCTCTGATACATCAAACAATGCTTTCATTTGGACAGCCACAGATTATGCTG ATGGTGAAGTAAAAGTTGAGCAATTTGCAGTCAGATTTAAAAGCCAAGAAATGGCCAATTCTTTCAAGAAGATGTTTGAAGAATGCCAGCTAAGCTTGTCAGAACTACAGAAGGGGCCCTTGTCTCTGGCAGCAGGACTGTCAAAGGACACCAACCCTGTTGTGTATTTTGAAGTTTCTGCTGATGATGAACCTTTAGGACACATAACCATGGAGCTGTTTGCAAATATTGTACCTCGAACTGCTGAAAATTTCAGAGCCCTGTGCACAGGAGAGAAAGGATTTGGGTTCAAGAACTCCCGCTTTCACAGAATAGTCACAGACTTTGTGTGTCAG